The following proteins are co-located in the Malus sylvestris chromosome 13, drMalSylv7.2, whole genome shotgun sequence genome:
- the LOC126597646 gene encoding uncharacterized protein LOC126597646: MLTLICFELFENINMKSSNNCSSDKEKKLLHLLLRRPLRNPPPKPPLLLPHSILVKLHIQKIELKKVFVKKLLSDKLMMKPHGADRTKEELQQKQEKLDHWSFKSSSFCKCKSGMFITPKLEELFTLLELSSVLWAFPCNSNW, translated from the exons ATGCTCACTCTCATCTGTTTCGAGTTGTTTG aaaatataaacatgaaaAGCAGCAACAACTGCAGCAGCGACAAGGAGAAGAAGCTCCTCCACCTTCTTCTCAGGCGACCTCTCAGGAACCCTCCACCCAAACCACCCCTCCTCCTTCCCCATTCCATCCTAGTCAAG TTACATATTCAGAAAATagaactcaagaaagtgttcgtcaAAAAGCTTTTAAGCGACAAA TTGATGATGAAACCACATGGAGCAGATAGAACCAAAGAAGAGCTTCAACAAAAGCAAGAGAAGTTGGATCATTGGAGTTTTAAATCATCCTCCTTTTGCAAATGCAAATCTGGAATGTTTATAACccccaaattggaagaattaTTTACATTGCTAGAGCTCTCCTCTGTACTTTGGGCATTCCCATGCAATTCAAATTGGTGA